CTAAGTGGATGGGATAACAGGTAGAGCTATCTCTACTTATTGAGTGGACATCTGCAACAATAGGTGGTTAAGTTGTCATAATGCCAATGATCAAACACAGGTCAGGAATGTTAGCCAGCAATGTAAGCTAACAAAGAAGTGGTAAATTATCTCTTGTTAAGCAGTCAGCAAATGTAAACAAATAGCTTCATGTATGTTTTCAGCAATCTAAACAAGTACCAGCAGAGTTCTAGACATTGGAAAGGATTCACTCTTTTGGTTCACATGAGGAAAAGAATTCAGTAGCTTAGTGCACTACAAAGAGTGATTATAACATGAACATGGAGCCCTCTCTGTTTGCAACTATTAGAAATGATTTAGCAGATAATTACTCGCGATCTAAGCAATTTTAATGGCAGTCCCAGCTTGTCGAATTCAAGGGATTGCTTCATGCTGACTTCCACTTCCTTATGTGGGAAACATTTCAACTTAGAGCTATTCCACTGCAAACCAAATTTCTCTGGCGCGGACCTCTCAAGAAAAACTGAAGATTTCCCCTTTGAGAAACTATATTCAGATCCTACGTCACAGAACTGTGCTACAGCGCGAAGtaatggaggaggaggaggtgctcACGGAGAAGAAGACGCCGAAGGCCCACATGTACTGCACGAAGAAGCCGAGGACCTCCATGTTgggcccctcccagaagtcgggctTCTCCGGGTCCGGCAGGTACGGCATGGGCTCCGTCGACACCTCGAACCCCAGCGGCTCCCCCTCCCACTCCACGCCCTCCCACGCCGGGCCGGTGTCCTCGTCCGCGTCGGGGGTCTCGACGCCGCCGCGGCGCTTCTTGCCGCCGCGCTCCTCGAGGCGCCGCTGCGTGCGGGACGAGACGCCGGCCCGGCGCGCGAGCGCCACATGCAGCGCGGCGCGGCGGCCCAGGAGTGGGAGGCGATGGCGGGCGGCGGTGGCCGCGCCGAACGGCGTGGGGGAGCTGAGGAGAGACATGCGGCCTGGAGCTGGAGGCGGCAGTGGCTCTGCGCGACTGTGCGCGCGCGGGGATGTGAGGTGCTGACCGCGAGCTGAGAGAGGTCACGTGGAGAGCCTGGAGCGGGGAAGCTCTGTGTGGGAGAAGATGAGATAAGATTTTTATTTTCCTCTCCCCTTTTGTTTTTCACTTAAGTGAAGTATTTACACGCGCATAGGTCATTTTTGTTTTACCCCATCTACAGGGGCGAGATTACTTTTTTTAATacagtacagacacaagcgctcatatacacgcgcatataCTCACCCTTATGAACGCACatacgcacaccctacccctgtgagcacctccgaaagactgaaTGTGCATCGCcagaaatcctgaaataaatccaggaataaatgcgagcaccaggacttgaaccctggtgggctgagAATACCACAGTCCTTCTAActatccaaccacatgttggttcacccttttttctttctattttgtGTTCAACAACTAGTTTTTTTTTCTAACAAGAGGGGGGTGCACGAGGCGCCAAATTCATTCAAACATAGATCAAATACAAATTACAACGGTGAATAACAACACCTGGGCAAACCAACTGTGGGAATGCGGCTAAAGTTGGACAAGCGGTTTGTCTATGAGCTAGTTTGATGCACGAAACAGGTTCCGTGCTTATATTTAGAACCCAATGAGCACAGTCGTGCACAACTCCATTGAGATCCCTTTTGATATGAAAGATTAAGGGGTTGAACTGTGTGGAGTTGCAAAAGAACGCAAGAAGGTGTTCCGTAATGTCCCAACGAGTACAAGCAGAATTGTCATCCTTGGCGGTAACACCTTTGGACAAAGATAGGTTGTCTGTATGAAAAGTAGGTCTCTGAATGTTGAGCTTCCTAGCAATGACTGCAGCTAGATGCAATGCTCCAGCTCCAACCACAAGTGGAGAAGAAGCTTGATCCATTGTGGCTTCAACCATTATACTGGATGAGACTTCTTTATCAGGGATTTGAATATAAAAGCCTAATCTTATTGTTGTAAGGTGCAACCTTCCAACGACCTTGGAGCTCTTCCTAGAAGCATCCAAAAGAGATCTTTGGCTCCACAATAAAGATATGTAGAAATAGAGCAACATTGGGAAGGCAAGGCATGGTTAGAGTCATTAGAGCTTATTTTTTATCAAGAGGCTGGTCCTGCTCATCAGAGTAAGTGTTGCAGACAGTGATTGCATTCTCCATCTAATGTACCTAATGGGGAGAGAATTTTTTTCCTATAGAAAAGACGATCATTTTCCAGCCTTCCAAAGGCACCGTAAGAAAGTAAACAAGTTTTCACATAGTTGTAGGTGTGGTTCATAAAAGTAAATGTTGAATTATGCTTTTCCTGTTGTCATGATTGAATGCAAAAGTACCAAACCCTAAAGTACCACAGGCTAGAAAACTAGGCTACTTTCGCAAAAAAAACATACAAGGAAGAGGAGCATATCATCTAAGTCGGCCACACCTGCAACAAGTTTAGTTTATATAAACTCAGTACATGCCCGCTCTGAGCCCACTGGGGAGAGCTTTCCTTAATAGCCTCCATGCAAAGGTTTGAATTCTTTACGCCAAAAGCTTTTGCTTCCAAGCCTGCTTAAGAATATTTTTTACCTATGAAGAAATTTGTCTTTGCTGGTTGTTGGGAGATTTCTGGATTGTCTACAAGTAAAGTTTGCAAGTGCTCTTTGAATTGCATTTGCAAGAAGGGGTCAAATCCCAACACAAAATATCACTACCATTGTCCTACAAAATAGGAACTTGAAAGTGCATATAATTTCATTGGTGGATTTTGAttattaatgtcaacatatctcaaGGAACTAATACCTCATACAAGTTTATTTCAGGAAAAGTTCCTTCTGGGTGCAACAAAGTAATAGAAGGTGACCCCTACAAATTGCATCAAGACAAGTGTTGGCCAAGTCTAAGGACGTCATTTTAGTGGCCAAGaccacattgagtccataggcaATGACGGTACTATCAAACTGTGATGAAGATGTTGTGGTGAGTTTCGTGCTCCATGTGCTTAAAGACCAAACTTCAAAACCCTAAAATTCCTTCAAAGATTcctccactatatctacctagtTCCATTCACTTCGGAGCTTCCGAGCTCTTCCAGTCGGAATCGCGGAACCTTTCACTAGATATAGTTGTTGCATACCTCTTTCCATTCAGAGCTTCCAAATGTTTAATTCGGAATCACCGAAGCATCTATAAACCTTTTGTTGTTGTGCCAGTCGGAATTTTTGAGGAGAAAATTGAAGTGTGTGCCATTGCTGAAGTGTACCTCTCAGAGCCTACGAATGATCCTTAGTTGGACCTTCTGAACCGTCTGAAAGTTGTCTCCTTGTTCACGTGGGAGCTTCCGAGCTATGTAATAAAGTTGGTAACAATTAGATTTCCGGCCCCTCCTATTTATGCCCCCACCTGTTCACTCAAAGCAAACTCCACTCACATCATATGTTTTGAGAGAGAACTCCACCTCCTTATGCTGATTTCAAGGGCTTTCTACTCCACCCATCCAGGTCAATCCTTTGAGATCTAATCCCCTCTTGCTTTTTCCTCTTTCCTATCCAATTAAAAAGCCATCTTGAGAGAGTTTGAGTGTTTAGGAGTTTGTCTTTTCAAGCACAAAAGCAATCCCTATCTTGTTACGTTTGGAGGGTATGCacctcctgaaggaaatatgccctagaggcaataataaagttattatttatttccttatttcatgataaatgtttattattcatgctagaattgtattaaccggaaactttgtacatgtgtgaatacatagaaaaaacataagtgtccctagtatgcctctacttgacgctcgtttatcaaagatggttatgtttcctaaccatagatatgtgttgtcatttgatgaacggggtcacatcattaggagaatgatgtgatggacaagacccatccgttagcttagcattatgatcattaagttttattgctattgctttcttcatgacttatacatgttcctctggctatgagattatgcaactcccgaatactagaggaacaccttgtgtgctatcaaacgtcacaacgtaactgggtgattataaagatgctctacaggtgtctccgaaggtgtttgttgggttggcatagatcgagattaggatttgtcactccgtgtatcggagaggtatctctgggccctctcggtaatgcacatcactataagccttgcaagcaatgtgactaaagagttagttgcgggatgatgcattacggaatgagtaaagagacttgctagtaacgagattgaactaggtatgaggataccacgatcgaatctcgggcaagtaacataccgatgacaaagggaacaacgtatgttgttatgcggtttgaccgataaagatcttcgtagaatatgtaggagccaatatgagcatccaggttccgctattggttattgaccggagatgtgtctcggtcatgtctacatagttctcgaacccgtagggtccacacgcttaatgttcgatgacgatttgtattatgacttatgtgatttgatgatcgaagtttgttcggagttcCAGATGAGAtaacggacatgaagaggagtctcgaaatggtcgagaggtaaagattcatatattggaaggctatattcggacaccggaagtgttccgggtgataccaGGTCACCGGAAGGGcttccgggcaacccccggcaaagatatgggctttatgggccaagtaagggaacacaccagcccacaaggggctggtgcgccccctatagggctagcctcgtggggagaaagggaaaaggagaggaggaaaaggaaagtatgaagtaggactcctacttccttcccctcccccctccttcctttcccccttgtccaaatatggcaagcggggccgaattggactaggggcccaagtaggattcctcctccttgggcgcgccctaggctgcctccctccctctccctcctttatatacgtggggagggcacccctagaacacacatcaattgttcctaaccgtgtgcggcgcccccctccacagttaacacctcggtcatatcggcgtagtgcttaggtgaagccttgcaccggtaacttcatcatcaccgtcgccacgccgtcatgctgacgaaactctcccccggcctcaactggatcaagagtatgagggacgttatcgagctgaacgtgtgctgaacacggaggtgccgtacgttcggtgctaggatcggtcggatcgtgaagacgtacaactacatcaaccgcgttgataaaacgcttccgcttttggtctacgagggtacgtggacacactctccccgctcgttgctatgcttctcctagatagatcttgcgtgatcgtatgaatttttttgaaattactgcattccccaacagtggcatccgagccaggtctatgcgtagatgttatatgcacgagtagaacacaaagagttgtgggcgataatagtcatactgcttaccagcatgtcatactttgattcggcggtattgttggatgaagcggcccaggccgacattacatgaccgcgttcatgagactggttctaccgccgtgcttcgcacacaggtggctagtgggtatctgtttctccaactttagtcaAATCgtgtgtgactacgcccggtccttgttgaaggttaaaacagcaaacttgatgaaaaatcgttgtggttttgatgcgtaggtaagaacggttcttgctaaatcccgtagcagccacgtaaaacttgcaacaacaaagtagaggacgtctaacttgtttttgcagggcatgttgtgatgtgatatggtcaagacatgattatataaattgttgtatgagatgatcatgttttgtaacacagttatcggcaactggcaggagccatatggttgtcgctttattgtatgaaatgcaatcgccatgtaattgctttactttatcactaagcggtagcgatagtcgtagtagcaatagttggcgagacgacaacgatgcttcgatggagatcaaggtgtcaagccggtgacgatggtgatcatgacggtgctttggagatggagatcaaaggcacaagatgatgatggccatatcatatcacttatattgattgcatgtgatgtttatccttttatgcatcttattttgcttagttcgacggtagcattataagatgatctctcactaaatttcaaggtataagtgttctccctgagtatgcaccgttgcgacagttcgtcgtgccgagacaccatgtgatgatcgggtgtgataagctctacgttcacatacaacgggtgcaagccagttttgcacacgcagaatactcgggttaaacttgacgagcctagcatatgcagatatggcctcggaacactgagaccgaaaggtcgagcgtgaatcatatagtagatatgatcaacata
This genomic window from Aegilops tauschii subsp. strangulata cultivar AL8/78 chromosome 4, Aet v6.0, whole genome shotgun sequence contains:
- the LOC109757721 gene encoding uncharacterized protein gives rise to the protein MSLLSSPTPFGAATAARHRLPLLGRRAALHVALARRAGVSSRTQRRLEERGGKKRRGGVETPDADEDTGPAWEGVEWEGEPLGFEVSTEPMPYLPDPEKPDFWEGPNMEVLGFFVQYMWAFGVFFSLVACGVAVATYNDGASDFRDTPAFKESTQVQEFPEESESSGADVFEGNPTEVAPALE